Proteins encoded together in one Plutella xylostella chromosome 17, ilPluXylo3.1, whole genome shotgun sequence window:
- the LOC105390632 gene encoding uncharacterized protein LOC105390632: MAQMANIFIVALLLQTGVLCLEISLRNDGPAVRGSNVTITATVEEYDGENLKFVFRDDGVPQHNQEFIASSNTSVWTVEYNRDLYEAGEYTVHVDLKQKFFFPSIWYIVASATTTFNLTETLNGDLVLSQNNIERPNLFVAVNQTVTHHIKLPENELAFLKRNASSVVTYWFIDCMYIDQTPDMSLSYMYKESMKNHLVDVLVVADHQPLPPLTTTTTTTTTTTTTTTTTTTTTTTTPKPTTEKPTTKPPPTAVPTVVSSTTATLLPSNTTEVANRTATHTVAKREAKRPKLKKFLVEDAICKNTGIVPIGEHYTYGHYKKTISVREPISSVNITGTNWLQHGDLMNLQVKFTGTPPFDYCTEYKVGSYNVTGNETCAVKTRITSNEFPLVHYFSDSDQHTVIVIIENEVGKTVSRAAINIYKVTVHSQLSVIVVPVAFCLLAVILVVFGVAYYQHRSRYTVEVADFDFGQQAHLDYKTFTERLRDSFRNAFNFGHHDDLEPLTNNTSRYNTME, encoded by the exons ATGGCCCAAATGGCCAATATCTTTATCGTAGCTCTACTATTACAAACTG GTGTATTATGTTTAGAGATATCATTGAGGAATGATGGCCCAGCCGTCCGCGGGTCCAATGTTACAATAACAGCCACAGTTGAGGAGTATGATGGTGAAAATCTGAAATTTGTATTCAGAGATGATGGAGTGCCACAGCATAATCAAGAA TTCATAGCATCATCCAACACGTCTGTGTGGACCGTGGAGTACAACCGCGACCTGTATGAGGCCGGCGAGTACACGGTCCACGTGGACCTCAAGCAGAAGTTCTTCTTCCCGAGCATCTGGTACATTGTGGCGAGCGCCACCACCACATTCAATTTAACCG AAACATTAAATGGGGATCTAGTTCTCAGCCAAAACAACATCGAGAGGCCAAACCTTTTCGTAGCCGTCAACCAAACAGTCACCCACCACATCAAGCTCCCAGAAAACGAGTTGGCGTTCCTGAAACGAAATGCCTCATCCGTCGTGACATACTGGTTCATAGACTGCATGTACATAGATCAGACACCGGATATGTCACTCAGTTATATGTACAAAGAGTCCATGAAGAACCATTTGGTAGACGTACTGGTGGTGGCTGATCACCAACCGCTGCCTCCTCTGACTACAACGACAAcaaccaccaccaccaccaccaccacaaCCACTACTACCACGACTACTACTACAACAACACCTAAACCGACTACGGAGAAGCCGACTACCAAACCACCACCAACAGCTGTCCCAACGGTTGTTAGTTCTACCACAGCTACTCTACTGCCTAGTAACACCACAGAGGTGGCGAATAGAACAGCTACGCATACAGTGGCGAAAAGAGAAGCAAAAAGGCCGAAGCTCAAAAAGTTTTTAGTTGAAGATGCGATATGTAAGAATACTGGTATAGTTCCGATTGGTGAACATTACACGTACGGGCATTATAAGAAGACGATTAGTGTTAgag AGCCAATTTCGTCAGTGAACATAACCGGCACGAACTGGCTGCAACACGGCGACCTGATGAACTTGCAAGTAAAGTTCACGGGCACGCCTCCCTTCGACTACTGCACAGAGTACAAAGTGGGCTCCTACAATGTGACCGGCAATGAGACCTGTGCGGTCAAAACGAGGATTACCTCCAATGAGTTCCCATTGGTCCATTACTTCTCGGATAGTGACCAGCATACGGTGATAGTGATTATAGAGAACGAAGTCGGCAAGACTGTTAGTCGCGCCgctattaatatttataaag TGACGGTGCACTCGCAGTTGTCGGTGATCGTGGTCCCGGTGGCGTTCTGTCTGCTGGCCGTCATCCTCGTGGTGTTCGGAGTGGCCTACTACCAGCATCGATCCAG GTATACAGTGGAAGTGGCGGACTTCGACTTCGGCCAACAAGCCCACCTGGACTACAAGACGTTCACAGAGCGGCTTCGTGACAGCTTCAGAAACGCATTCAACTTCGGCCACCACGACGACCTGGAACCACTCACCAACAACACTAGTAGATACAACACAATGGAATAA
- the LOC105390631 gene encoding uncharacterized protein LOC105390631: protein MATVFDSPFIRQRLHRLRQRDIDYDEDQRFGRCDCTSYSYFVLSMVLFSVGTVITVLALGDADGYILSNLGHMWLVGPIFICSGMMVAVKSMLYLRRKSVIQMLLHQRALIRDMAAVQAEQAYSGQVPRTASSATLPPSYDALITAAPPSKPQPSSSEPPPPTYEEAMYLIDDGKSHMDSRTDDSDKQESSNLQEPNVGQSKP from the exons ATGGCTACCGTCTTTGATAGCCCATTTATTAGACAACGTTTACATAGACTTCGTCAACGTGATATTGACTATGATGAAGATCAAAGATTTGGTCGTTGTGACTGCACTAGTTACTCCTACTTCGTGCTGTCGATGGTGTTGTTCTCGGTGGGCACTGTGATCACTGTCCTTGCATTGGGAGATGCCGATGGTTACATTTTGAGCAATTTGGGACACATGTGGCTGGTGGGACCAATATTTATATGCTCGGGAATGATGGTAGCCGTGAAGAGCATGCTATATTTGCGTAGGAAAAGCGTCATTCAAATGCTACTACATCAGCGCGCTTTAATAAGG GACATGGCTGCAGTTCAAGCTGAGCAAGCATACAGTGGGCAGGTACCCCGCACTGCCTCCAGTGCAACACTACCTCCTTCATACGATGCATTAATAACAGCTGCACCTCCCAGTAAACCCCAGCCGTCCAGTTCAGAACCTCCCCCGCCAACTTATGAGGAAGCAATGTACCTCATTGATGATGGGAAATCTCACATGGACAGCAGAACTGATGACAGTGATAAACAAGAATCGAGCAATCTACAGGAACCTAATGTTGGTCAGAGTAAGCCTTAA
- the LOC105390630 gene encoding UDP-N-acetylglucosamine transferase subunit ALG14 homolog: protein MLTLLLLILSPVILFIFRVMYLIINVLTSDCKLEKPHQHLRTLLCIGSGGHTTELLRLLKSMNLKMYQPRLYVAAESDVSSEVKIHTLEKDGAKEYKFCKIPRSRSVNQSYVSSIFSTLHATLSTIPIVYNFKPDVIFCNGPGTCIPICIVAFLLRCVFVLDCRIVFVESICRVRTLSLTGKILQCFADIIIVQWPQLKDVCYRGKYFGRLT, encoded by the coding sequence atgctTACTCTATTGTTGCTAATACTAAGCCCcgtgattttatttatatttcgagtaatgtatttaattatcaATGTGTTGACAAGTGACTGTAAACTAGAAAAGCCGCATCAACATTTGAGAACTTTATTGTGCATTGGATCCGGTGGCCACACTACGGAATTGTTGAGATTACTAAAAAGTATGAACTTGAAAATGTATCAGCCTCGTTTATACGTTGCAGCCGAAAGTGATGTTAGTAGTGAAGTGAAAATACATACTCTAGAAAAAGATGGTGCAAAGGAGTATAAGTTTTGTAAAATCCCCAGAAGCAGAAGTGTAAACCAATCGTATGTTTCTTCAATATTCAGCACTCTCCATGCCACTCTGTCTACTATTCCAATAGTCTACAATTTCAAACCTGatgttatattttgtaatggACCCGGAACTTGTATTCCCATTTGTATAGTAGCATTTTTATTAAGATGCGTATTTGTATTAGATTGTAGAATAGTATTTGTTGAAAGCATTTGTAGAGTAAGAACACTTTCGTTGACtggaaaaatattacaatgttttgctgatataattattgttcaGTGGCCGCAGCTCAAAGATGTATGCTATAGAGGAAAATATTTTGGAAGactaacataa